In the genome of Candidatus Zixiibacteriota bacterium, the window TCGCGATCACGTTCGGATCATCGGTGCGGGCGCTGCGAAAAACTCCGTTCTGGATCATCCGCTGGACCGACAGGCGGTTGTCGTGGGTGGGCGCCACGTAGTGCACGAGGTCCGCCTTGTAGCGGTGCAGGAGGAAGAAATGGATCAGCGACATCAGGCGGCGGTTGCGGTACTTCTTGACGGTGTGCTGGTCCTTGACCGCGAGGAACTTACGCCCCTCGCGGTCCTTGTCGACGCGGAACGTGATCTCGGCGATCTTGTCGCGTGCCTCGTCGAAGACGTTGAGCATCATCTCCTCGGATCCCGCCCAGCGCTCCTTCAGCTCGACGCTGATCTCGCCCGGCTTGAGCGGGCCCGAGCGGCTCAAGTGCTCCGACCACATCCGCAGCCAGCGCTCGAGCACGCTGGTGGGCACCTCCACCGTCCGGCGGTGCTGCGCCTCGGTCGACTTGCCGCCCATCGAGGAGGTCGTGAGCGACGGCCCGCGCGCCGCCCGGCGGAACCGGTCCGCCCAGTCGCCGCCGACGAACGTCTGGGGGAACTGCGCCGGATCGTTGGCGAGCCTGAGCGCCCGCTGGATCAGCCGGACGAAACCGAGCACGCCCTCCTCTTTGAGGGCACGGGCGAGCCGGCCGTTCATCAGCGCCTCGGTCTGGTGGCCGGCGTAGGTGATGAAGTTGAAGACGTACCCCATTTTCCCCAGCTCGTTGGCGAAGTTGCGGATCTGGTCGTCGGTGAAGCCCCAGGCGTCCCAGTTCCAGGAAGGCGAGAGGTTGTAAGCCAGCATCTGATTCGGGAAGACGGCGTGGATCGCGTCCGCCCAGATCTTGTCGTCCGCGAGATCAGGCCGGGCGGTCTCGCGCCACACCAGGTCCGAGAACGGCGCCATCGCAAGCCCGCGCTGGATCGCCATCTCCCGCCCGCCGGTGATCTGATAAAAGCCCTCCGCCGTGCGCGGCAGATCCCAATCCCAGAAGACCTCCACGCCCATCGCCGCGGCGCGCTCGCGCGCCTCCGCGTGCGAGACCGAGCTGGCGAACCTCCTCCACTCTTCCGGGCGCATGCCGCGCCTCGCCCTCCCGCCGGCCTTGCCCTCCAGGACCTCGGCCACGGCCACCGCGTAGGTCTTGAGGCCCGCTTTTGCCGCCCAGGTCTCGCGCACGGCCGCGAGCACGTGATCGAGGGTTTCCTCGGTGATTTTCTTCACTGCGATCTCGGAGGCCGCCGCCTGCTCGCGGATCACGCGCTGGCTCCCGCCCGCGCGCCGCGCGCGCCGGCGCAGTTTCTCGAGCGCCTCGGTCTCGTTCTCGATGCGCCGCAACCCCTCGGCGATCCGCTGATGCAGTCCCTCCTGCTTCAGCCATTCGTCGGCGGCCCGGTAGACGGATTCCGAGATCCGGTAGAGGAGATGGCCGTTGATCTCCTCGTGCCCCGCCTCGTAGAACTTGCGGATCACCGCCAGACTGACGTTCCTGAACGGCACGATCCGCGGATTGGTCGCGCCGTAGATGAAAGGATGGTCGCGCTCGTCGTCGGCGCTGTCGAGCGCGGTTGCGTCGTGCGAATCGGTTCGCCCTACGATCACGCCCGGGACGCGCATGACGTCGTACTGCAGCCGCGCCGTGTTCAGCCGCGACACGATCTCCGCCGTCGAGACGAGAACCTTCTGCCCCTGGTGGCCGCACACCTTGCAGCCGGGCCGCTGATCCTCGATGTGGATTGCGCCGATCTTGGACTCGACGAATTTCTTCACCAGGTTGCGGATATGGTGCTCGCCGCCGTGGCCGGTATCTCCGTCGGGAATGATCAGCGGCGGGCTGAACTCGATGGGCGGGCTCTTCTTGCGCTGCGCGGAGGTCATCCTCACCCGCCTCGATCGCTGCAACTCGTCCTGGTGCAGCAGGGCCCGCACCCACGACGCGCCTTCCTTCGGCACTCGATCCAGCGCGTAGTTGGCGAGATCGGCGCCGGGATCCTCGGAATCCGATCCCCGGGCCGACGTCGCCCAGCCGCCGAGGTAGAGCACCCGGATCCCTTCCATGACCGCCCGCACCGCGCCGGTGGGGGAAAACGGGCCGTAGGTGATCTCCTGGCGCTTTTCCCGGAACAGCCGCCGGAGGTAGTCGTACAGCTTTACCGCCGACTCTCTGGCGATCGTGCAGTCCTCCTGCAGGGTTCCCCTGAGCGCGACGACGTCGAACGGCGTGTGGAGCCGCGTGGTGTAACGGAAGCGCTCGCTTTGAAACCATGCCTCGGTCTCGCGCAGCTCTCGCGCCCACTCCACCGCTTCGATGTCACGCCGGCCGTCCAGTCGGATCACTTTCTCCATTGCGTTCAACCTCGCTGAAAAAATTGTGGCGATGCAGCGGAGCAAGATGGAGGCCAGCCGAGGACCCGGGCGCTCCTCTGAACGCAGCCTCGAGCCGGACCGTTGTTTCTCAGAAATTGGGAAATCGAGCTCGGAGGTTCTTAAAACGAAGAAGGCGGACGCGGTGAGCGGGCCGAAACGTTCGCGCCGTTCTCGTCAGGCTCACGCCGTGGGTGAAAGCGGGGCGCCGCAGCTCCAGCGCCTGCTCTGTTCCGGGCTCGCCGGGAGCCAGAATCGAAAGGTGCTTCCCTTTCCTTCCTC includes:
- a CDS encoding isocitrate lyase, producing the protein MEKVIRLDGRRDIEAVEWARELRETEAWFQSERFRYTTRLHTPFDVVALRGTLQEDCTIARESAVKLYDYLRRLFREKRQEITYGPFSPTGAVRAVMEGIRVLYLGGWATSARGSDSEDPGADLANYALDRVPKEGASWVRALLHQDELQRSRRVRMTSAQRKKSPPIEFSPPLIIPDGDTGHGGEHHIRNLVKKFVESKIGAIHIEDQRPGCKVCGHQGQKVLVSTAEIVSRLNTARLQYDVMRVPGVIVGRTDSHDATALDSADDERDHPFIYGATNPRIVPFRNVSLAVIRKFYEAGHEEINGHLLYRISESVYRAADEWLKQEGLHQRIAEGLRRIENETEALEKLRRRARRAGGSQRVIREQAAASEIAVKKITEETLDHVLAAVRETWAAKAGLKTYAVAVAEVLEGKAGGRARRGMRPEEWRRFASSVSHAEARERAAAMGVEVFWDWDLPRTAEGFYQITGGREMAIQRGLAMAPFSDLVWRETARPDLADDKIWADAIHAVFPNQMLAYNLSPSWNWDAWGFTDDQIRNFANELGKMGYVFNFITYAGHQTEALMNGRLARALKEEGVLGFVRLIQRALRLANDPAQFPQTFVGGDWADRFRRAARGPSLTTSSMGGKSTEAQHRRTVEVPTSVLERWLRMWSEHLSRSGPLKPGEISVELKERWAGSEEMMLNVFDEARDKIAEITFRVDKDREGRKFLAVKDQHTVKKYRNRRLMSLIHFFLLHRYKADLVHYVAPTHDNRLSVQRMIQNGVFRSARTDDPNVIAIEVDTARAQKIFASDESIRRFIARQPGAPRARTVGAPLRAAG